In Desulfoplanes formicivorans, a genomic segment contains:
- a CDS encoding AMP-binding protein, giving the protein MTQPALRERTLGQMLDEAIEKYPDNDAVVYADRDFRLTYKEFGEVVDQTAKGLMALGVEKGHKVAVWASNVPFWVTLQFATAKIGAVLLTVNTAYKTKEVEYLLSHSECEHIFIMDGFRDTDYIQTMYELVPELKTQARGYLKTDRFPHLQKVFFLGQEKHRGMYSMPELLAIGQMVPEREYLARQDTLDSHDVVNMQYTSGTTGFPKGVMLTHYNIGNNGFWIGENQKFTSKDRVCIPVPLFHCFGCVLGVLACVSHGASMIILEGFNPVLIMTSVETERCTALYGVPTMFIAVLEHRLFDKFDFSTLRTGIMAGSPCPVRVMRQVIDKMNMDEITICYGLTEASPVMTQTRVHDDIRKRVETVGRAMPEIEVAIMDPDTGLEVPRGTVGEVCCRGYNVMKGYYNMPEATAKAIDKDGWLHSGDLGVMDEDGYVTITGRIKDMIIRGGENIYPREVEEFLYTMEGISDVQVVGVPSRKYGEEVGAFVILKEGYEYAPEDVRDYCRGKIARYKTPKYIHFMDSYPMTASGKIQKYKLREMAGKLFPQAMK; this is encoded by the coding sequence ATGACTCAACCTGCCTTGCGAGAACGTACCCTCGGGCAGATGCTCGACGAGGCCATCGAGAAATATCCTGACAATGATGCGGTTGTGTATGCGGACAGGGATTTTCGTTTGACCTACAAGGAATTCGGTGAAGTGGTTGACCAGACCGCCAAGGGACTCATGGCCCTTGGCGTGGAAAAGGGTCACAAAGTGGCTGTCTGGGCGAGCAATGTTCCTTTCTGGGTAACCCTGCAGTTTGCCACAGCCAAGATCGGGGCGGTGCTCCTCACGGTGAACACGGCGTACAAGACCAAGGAAGTCGAATATCTTCTTTCCCACTCCGAGTGCGAACACATTTTCATCATGGATGGTTTCCGGGACACGGATTACATCCAGACCATGTACGAGCTCGTTCCCGAACTCAAGACCCAGGCACGCGGGTACCTGAAAACCGATCGTTTCCCCCATCTGCAGAAGGTGTTTTTCCTTGGTCAGGAAAAGCACAGGGGCATGTACTCCATGCCCGAACTTCTGGCCATCGGCCAGATGGTGCCTGAACGGGAATATCTGGCCCGGCAGGATACCCTTGACTCGCATGACGTGGTCAACATGCAGTACACGTCGGGCACCACGGGATTTCCCAAGGGGGTCATGCTCACTCACTACAATATCGGCAACAATGGTTTCTGGATAGGTGAAAATCAGAAATTCACCAGCAAGGACCGAGTCTGCATTCCCGTGCCCCTGTTCCACTGTTTCGGATGCGTTCTCGGGGTGCTTGCCTGTGTCAGCCACGGCGCGTCCATGATCATCCTCGAGGGCTTCAATCCCGTACTCATCATGACCTCGGTGGAAACCGAGCGATGCACGGCCTTGTACGGGGTGCCGACCATGTTCATTGCCGTGCTCGAACACAGGCTTTTTGACAAGTTTGATTTCAGTACGCTGCGAACAGGCATTATGGCCGGTTCTCCCTGTCCCGTCAGGGTCATGCGTCAGGTCATCGACAAGATGAACATGGACGAAATCACCATTTGCTACGGATTGACCGAGGCCTCTCCGGTGATGACCCAGACCCGGGTGCATGATGATATCAGAAAGCGGGTCGAGACCGTGGGCCGGGCCATGCCCGAGATTGAGGTGGCCATCATGGATCCGGACACCGGACTTGAGGTCCCCAGGGGGACTGTTGGCGAAGTCTGCTGTCGCGGATACAATGTCATGAAGGGGTACTACAATATGCCCGAGGCCACGGCCAAGGCCATTGACAAGGACGGCTGGCTGCATTCCGGGGATCTGGGGGTCATGGATGAAGATGGGTATGTGACCATTACCGGCAGGATCAAGGACATGATCATTCGTGGCGGGGAAAACATCTATCCGCGCGAAGTGGAGGAGTTTCTCTATACCATGGAAGGGATATCCGATGTTCAGGTGGTGGGTGTGCCCAGCCGCAAATACGGTGAAGAGGTGGGTGCGTTCGTCATCCTCAAGGAGGGGTACGAGTATGCCCCCGAGGATGTGCGCGATTATTGCCGTGGCAAGATCGCCCGCTACAAGACTCCCAAGTACATTCATTTCATGGACAGCTATCCCATGACCGCCAGCGGCAAGATCCAGAAATACAAACTGCGGGAAATGGCAGGCAAACTGTTCCCCCAGGCCATGAAATAG
- a CDS encoding helix-turn-helix domain-containing protein — protein MAKEKLGERIKNFREMNELTREELAQRSGLSLDFITGLETESEYPSLGPLLKVARALGVRLGTFLDDEVSKDPLIVRLDERREELSMQSRTDKSVALRFYGLGKGKIDRHMEPFFIEILPESRKDKTLSSHEGEEFIVVVSGEVELIYGQETTVLKAGDSMYYNSIVPHHVGCAGDEPAEIYAVLYFPE, from the coding sequence ATGGCCAAGGAAAAACTCGGTGAACGCATCAAGAACTTTCGGGAAATGAATGAACTTACCCGCGAGGAACTCGCTCAGCGCAGCGGTCTGAGCCTGGACTTCATCACTGGCCTTGAAACAGAAAGCGAATATCCGTCCCTAGGTCCCCTCCTCAAAGTGGCCAGGGCCCTGGGAGTACGTCTTGGAACCTTCCTTGATGACGAAGTCAGCAAGGATCCGCTGATTGTGCGTCTGGACGAGCGCAGGGAAGAACTGAGCATGCAGAGCCGCACGGACAAGTCCGTGGCCCTTCGTTTTTATGGCCTGGGCAAGGGCAAGATCGATCGCCACATGGAGCCTTTTTTCATCGAGATCCTTCCGGAATCGCGCAAGGACAAGACCTTGTCCTCCCACGAAGGCGAGGAGTTCATTGTTGTGGTTTCCGGTGAAGTGGAGCTCATCTACGGGCAGGAAACCACTGTGCTCAAGGCCGGTGACAGCATGTACTACAATTCCATTGTGCCCCATCATGTGGGGTGTGCCGGGGATGAACCTGCCGAGATCTATGCGGTTTTGTATTTTCCCGAATAG